The window CGCCGATAGGCACTTCTATTGGCGGCGCAAAACCGCGGTATCGCGTGACTGACCTCATGCAGGGGCAGCGCGAAATCATTCTTGATCATCGTGGACAAGAATATCACTTGCGCATTACCGCAACTGGCAAACTAATCCTAACCAAGTAACGTTCTATCGAAGGGCTGAAATCGTATGAACGGCGCGACACGACATATAGCGGCGGCGGCAATTAC is drawn from Hyphomicrobium methylovorum and contains these coding sequences:
- the hemP gene encoding hemin uptake protein HemP, whose translation is MSNKTNPNLASPGSASAEADPKTASPIGTSIGGAKPRYRVTDLMQGQREIILDHRGQEYHLRITATGKLILTK